The following are encoded together in the Phaseolus vulgaris cultivar G19833 chromosome 9, P. vulgaris v2.0, whole genome shotgun sequence genome:
- the LOC137820757 gene encoding protein ALTERED PHOSPHATE STARVATION RESPONSE 1-like, with protein sequence MGCSHSRLDDEEAVQLCRDRKKFIKEAVEQRTRLATGHIAYIESLKRVSAALRDYIEGDEPREFSLDTVITPPFTPVKKKNGPGFIPISAKPFATTAAIEFGIGPNSTLKVNYLRPGGNPAISVEERPQSPEMVRVETYYSPMQQYGIDGFFNMQSSPVNPSIFAYSPNNRPNIPPPSPQASQWDFFWNPFSSLDSYGYPAKSIDHTAMDDEYRGLRQVREEEGIPDLEEDETEHEVCVGKRNVAEERTRPNMNSSKEEVIVEDVEDDDDDDEEEEEEEEVEEEEEEETDIEDETEHVAKDSQAHVSASFEVSKAQAAGHIESSHRKMTIGKQEAVEETPGFTVYVNRRPTSMAEVINDIETQFTIVYNAANDVAALLEAKKSQYLLSSSELSGSKLLNPVALLRSASSRSSSSRYLVNCSNTGKEGCDSTKGLSEEHCMLSGSHHSTLDRLNTWEKKLYEEVRSGERVRIAYEKKCKQLRNFDLRGEDPSCADKARAAIRDLDTQITVSIHSVEAISRRIETLRDEELYPQLLELVQGLEKMWKVMAECHQKQKRTLDEAKILLAGTYSKLHARKQSSMLMIDPNRLARSASNLEFELRNWRNAFESWITSQRSYIHALTGWLLRCMRSEPDASKLPCSPRRSSGTHPLFGLCVQWSRRLDAIQEKAVLDGLDFFAAGMGSLYAHQLREDSRRNSFGPKQNNGNMELVEAGEVEEVMAPEKLAEVAIKVLCAGMSVAISSLAEFALDSADGYNEVVKQWDNVKCQNTTSSNNTRT encoded by the exons ATGGGATGTTCACATTCAAGGTTGGATGATGAAGAGGCTGTTCAGCTTTGTAGGGACAGAAAGAAGTTCATCAAAGAAGCTGTTGAACAAAGAACTCGATTGGCCACTGGACACATAGCATACATAGAATCTCTGAAAAGAGTTTCAGCAGCACTTCGCGATTACATTGAAGGTGATGAGCCTCGTGAGTTCTCATTGGACACGGTCATCACCCCACCTTTCACACCtgtgaagaagaaaaatggCCCTGGATTCATTCCCATATCAGCAAAACCCTTTGCAACAACAGCAGCTATTGAGTTTGGGATCGGACCAAACTCCACTTTGAAAGTGAATTACCTTAGGCCTGGAGGTAACCCAGCAATTTCAGTTGAGGAAAGGCCTCAATCCCCTGAAATGGTCCGTGTTGAGACATATTATTCTCCAATGCAGCAGTATGGCATTGATGGCTTTTTCAACATGCAATCCTCACCAGTGAATCCCTCAATTTTTGCCTATTCTCCCAATAATAGGCCTAATATCCCTCCCCCTTCACCTCAAGCTTCCCAATGGGATTTCTTTTGGAACCCCTTTTCATCTTTGGACAGCTATGGTTATCCTGCAAAAAGTATTGACCACACTGCAATGGACGATGAATACAGAGGACTCAGGCAGGTTagagaagaagaaggaatacCAGACCTGGAAGAAGATGAAACTGAACATGAAGTTTGTGTTGGAAAGAGAAATGTAGCAGAAGAAAGAACTAGACCCAACATGAATTCTTCCAAAGAAGAAGTTATTGTTGAAGAtgttgaagatgatgatgatgatgatgaggaggaggaggaggaggaagaagtggaggaggaagaggaggaagaaaCAGATATTGAAGATGAAACTGAGCATGTTGCCAAAGATTCCCAAGCTCATGTAAGTGCAAGTTTTGAAGTATCAAAAGCTCAAGCTGCTGGTCATATTGaatccagccatagaaaaatgACAATTGGTAAGCAAGAAGCTGTGGAAGAAACACCGGGTTTTACTGTTTATGTAAACCGAAGGCCAACAAGCATGGCAGAAGTGATCAATGATATTGAAACTCAATTCACAATCGTCTACAATGCAGCTAATGACGTTGCAGCATTGTTAGAGGCCAAGAAATCTCAATATTTGTTGAGTTCTAGTGAACTTTCAG GATCAAAGTTATTGAACCCGGTAGCTCTGCTTCGATCAGCTTCCTCACGCTCGTCTTCATCAAGATATTTGGTAAATTGTTCAAACACTGGCAAGGAAGGTTGTGACAGCACAAAGGGTCTCTCAGAGGAACATTGTATGTTATCAGGTAGTCACCACTCCACATTGGACAGATTAAATACATGGGAGAAGAAACTCTACGAAGAAGTCAGG TCTGGAGAGCGTGTCCGAATTGCATATGAGAAGAAATGCAAGCAACTCAGGAACTTTGATCTAAGAGGAGAGGACCCCTCTTGTGCAGATAAAGCAAGAGCAGCCATTAGAGATCTAGATACCCAGATAACAGTTTCAATACACTCAGTTGAAGCTATTTCAAGGCGAATAGAAACTCTAAGGGATGAAGAGTTATATCCCCAACTTCTTGAATTGGTGCAAGG GCTGGAAAAGATGTGGAAAGTGATGGCAGAATGCCATCAGAAACAGAAGAGAACCCTTGATGAAGCTAAGATTCTTCTAGCTGGCACTTATTCTAAATTACATGCTAGGAAACAGTCTTCCATGTTAATGATAGATCCAAACAGGCTAGCTCGTTCAGCCTCCAATCTTGAATTCGAGTTAAGGAACTGGAGAAACGCCTTTGAGTCATGGATCACATCTCAAAGATCCTACATTCATGCACTAACTGGATGGCTTCTTCGGTGCATGAGATCTGAGCCTGATGCATCCAAGTTACCATGCTCTCCTCGTAGGTCCAGTGGCACTCACCCTTTGTTTGGACTCTGTGTTCAGTGGTCAAGACGCCTAGATGCCATACAAGAAAAGGCAGTGCTTGATGGCTTAGACTTTTTTGCAGCAGGGATGGGGTCTCTCTATGCACATCAGTTAAGAGAAGATTCTAGGAGAAACTCATTTGGACCAAAACAAAATAATGGTAATATGGAACTTGTGGAAGCTGGTGAGGTGGAAGAGGTAATGGCTCCAGAGAAACTGGCTGAAGTTGCTATTAAGGTGCTTTGTGCTGGAATGTCTGTTGCTATTAGCTCACTGGCAGAGTTTGCTTTGGATTCTGCTGATGGGTACAATGAAGTTGTCAAGCAATGGGACAATGTCAAGTGTCAAAATACTACTTCTAGCAACAACACCAGAACATAG